The following nucleotide sequence is from Xiphophorus maculatus strain JP 163 A chromosome 22, X_maculatus-5.0-male, whole genome shotgun sequence.
AAAGAGATAACGTCAAAAGTCACAAAGCGTCACATAAGCATGTCGAAAAAATGCAAATCTGGAACAATGTGAAGCTAATAAGTATCAtaagagcagaaaaatgttaCATGCCCACAAAAGTATCTACTGCAAGACTAGTCCACAGTATAAGAGCCACCCGAGACAGTGGCTGGAACAACATTTATACTACTATGCTATTGCTGAAAAACTACTGAAATTGTGGGATTGCTTCCAACTGACCAAGGATGAGGACAAATGTCCAGTCAGTGGAAACAATGTTGTCATAGTCACACTATTATCACATTGGTCACTTTAGCCAGACAAAGAGTTGTCACATGAATTACTACATCATTCGTAACATCATACTGCAACATCATACTGCATTGCATAAATGTATGATACATCTTTATTGCTAATGGTTGCAATGGATTAAAAGCATTACCAAGTATTGCCTCCTGCTGGCAGGGGGCTGCATGTCGCAACAGTTGAATTTTTCCTCACCTTCTCTGGAACATCACCACTCTGTCCGCCCTCAGGTCTCCCAGCTCCAGTTTCTGTCCCTTTTCGATGACATCGGGATGTTTGCGAACCAGCAGCCAACCGATGTGGGAGAAGAAGAAACCCCGCTTGGCGTTGTGAGGGTCTGCGTCTGTCTCTGAGTACTTGTGGTGGACACGGTGGTCCCTGGCCCACTCATATATGTCATTCTTtacattgagaaaaaaaagcgaCTGTGAAAATCACTGACAGATACACACGGAGATCTCAGACCACCAGATTCATGAGGGACAAGAACTTTTACTGAAATATTGATGCTACAACAAATGCAGTGTCTTTCCATGTCTTCTATGGATAATACTACACGCTTAGAAAACCACGGGCTTTTTCCTTCATGATAAAGCtgcttcagaacattttttatggCAGACGAGTTAAACTGTATAGCACCTTGTAAAACTATTCACACCCTTTGatctttttattgcattttgttaTGCTCACCTGACCgtattttattaaacttttacgTGACATATCAATAAAGTAGATAATAATTGTGAAGAGAATGAAAAAGGGAAATTCAAAAGTGACGCCCACAGTTTTCTTCAGCCCCACTTGCTCTGATACACCTAAATAAACTCCAATGTAACCCTTGTCTACAGAAGTCATCTAATTAGTAAACAGAATCCACTTATGTAATTTCATTTCAGTATAAATAAAATGCGCCAGTGGTTATTTAGACAGTATTAAAGGTCAAACggctttttaaaaaccaagGAGCACAGAGAGATCGctgatgaagaagaggagcCTGAAGCAGAAAACTGTTCAAACTGTCATCAAACATGTAACAAATATACAAACCTACCAAGATATGGCTGTCCACCTTAATAGATAGGCAGCGCAAGGAGTGCATTAATCATTTTAACTctggagaagctgaagaaattcaaaaactgTTGACAGGACGGTCTTAGTTGTGCACTCCATAAAGTAGGCCTTAATGGAGTGGAGTGGCAAGAAGAATACAGTGTTGAACAAAGATTACAAGAAGTCCTGTGAAAGGTTTGCCTACAAGCCATGTATGGGACACAGCAAAAATATGGATGTTTTGGACAGAAAAGAACAAACCTGTTTGGCTTACATGCAAATTGTTATATGGGATGAAAAATTGactttgttggaaaaaaaaagctccctCACCATGAAAAGCGGTGCAGGCAATGAAATGATTTCTTCAGCAGAGTTGATGGGAATAttaatggagctaaatacagagcaatCATGGAACAAAACCTGTTAGGAGCAGCAAAAGGtcgaggttcaccttccagcctTCCAgggaggaaaaactaaaaatagtcAATGGGACGTTTTAGTGCAAAAGCACAGCCAGCTCCTGGAATGGTTGATTCAAAGTTCAAACCTACAACCACTTGAGAATCTGAGAAAGACTTATCCATATCCTCTTTGATACAgcctgagctttttttttaaaaaaaggatttataaCACAGTCAGTCTCTAAATCAAGAGAAATTTgacacttcataattatgttctaatttgttttgctgttttgctcTATCACACATTGTTCCACTCAAATACATTGAAGTTGTAACTTGgcaaatgtgaaaaggtttaaggggtaaaaacaaaagaaagtctTTTGCAAAGACGGTTGAATGTTCTATGTTTACATGTTTGCGTGTTTTACCTGAAATGCCATGGAGTTGCCAAGAGCGAGGAAGACTCGCAGGGGAACAGAAGCCTTATAGGACCTATGGCTCCACAATCTGTGTGCACCAGCAGTCACACCAAGAGCACTTATCATGTAGcacacagcagctggaagaaagagagaggtATCTTACAGGGAAACTGTCTCCACTTCAGATGAATTTTACACCCATGAGACCTGACTCACTAGGCTACCATGTTCATTTTCATAACCCTCTGCTTCTTTAGAGAAACATTGGGAGTGTGCAGGTCGGCCCTCACACTTTGGCTGTTGGAAAACTGGTGAATGCATGTCTCTGTGAGGCCTAGACAGGACTAGCCAGGATCTGAGATCTGGGGGCTGACTGGCAACAAGCATTCTGCTACAGTGCCATGAGTCTCACAATGGGATGTCTTGAGTGGAAGTGATTGTGCTTTGTCTTCTCCTGTGAAATAATATGCAGCTAAGCCTAGAAAAgccagcaaaaaaagaaaaaaaatgcagagcCAGACTAGAAACAGAGTAGAGATTGTTGGGGGACTTGAGTCACGCCACAACAGTCCACATATATAGGTCACAAATTAATCAGCAAACTATTTGGAccacagaaattaaaatatttctaatttgaGACATTCCAGAAGCATGGGGATTGGACTGCTATAGAAAATGTGAAGGGAATCCTTAAGGTTTGTGCAGTGAAGATTTTTCAATCCGGTGTACCCTTTATGCCAACCTTGAGAAacttttgtctgaaatatttctttagcTTTGAAAAAGTAGAAGATATTACAACTTGGGCTCAAATGAGGGAGAAAATTAGATGCAAATTCGGTGTCTTCACCCCAAAGCCACAAATATacagatttttctgaaatgtatcACAGTCTCAAGCATTTTGGAAAATTGTTTTGCAGGCCAGTGTgctgaaaactgaacaaaattcATCCAAGTCAATGGTGCAAATACCATTGGTTGGTCAGTCATGGATGTGTGAGTGCGTGGTTACCCAGTGCAGCTTCATGGTCATGGGTGTATGATACAAAGGAAGGAAACATACAATCCCCACTAGCAGTGCTATGTTGATGCTTCTTCACAAGGGATATGGAAGCTTTCCAGAGTTGAATAGAGTATGTTTAAAaaccaggggaaaaaaagctacaGGCTGTAGAAAAACACTTTAGACTGGGACGGTGGCGCACCTTCCTGCAGGACCTCGACCCCACACACAGTCAGATTGACAATAAACTGGTTTAGATCAAGTAATATTCATGTTCTAGAATgccccagtcaaagtccagacctacatTTAATTGATAGCATGCTAAATTCATCTGTCAGACACAAAGATGTCAGCATGTATTGTTCTTAAGATCTATTGCTGATCCAGAGGCATGCTACAAATGAAAGTTATTCTTAGGTAAACTGTGTCTCACAGTTTACAGGCTCAAGCAAAGGAGAGTCCACTTCCTAGAGGCCCAAAATGTATCCTGAATGTTTTTAGTTAGGCCTCCAAAAATCTACAATGATTCAGTTTAGTTTCTATGCACCAAGCCAAAATTCAGTCAAATCAATAAAGATCTATCTCTAGTCATCCAACCACAGTCTTCCGTatagatattatttttttaaattaatttaagacagGAGAGAGTATGGTTCAATCGGTTGCAACCTTCATTCCATTTTCACTTTAATGTCCTGCATCGGATGCCAATTTCTATCACCCATTTCTAACTCTGCCCTTTCCCCCCCTATAACAGCTTTATTAAAGTCCAGAAAATCAGTTCTGGCCTTCAGTTTAGGTGTGTCACCCCGAGATTATTTGGTCACACCTTagaaaactttccaaagaagcccctccaaaaacaacacaactagCTGTAACATCATGAGGTGTAAAGGTGATTGCCTTTATATTTGGAAATAGATTATATTAGCTTTATTTACTCACGGTGCCAtttgactgaaaatgaaattgattagatagatagatagatagatagatagatagatagatagatagatagatagatagatagatagatagatagatagatagatagatagatagatagatagatagatagatagatagatagatagatagatagatagatagatagatagatagatagatagatagatagatagatagatagatagatagatagatagaatcAGTGGGTTGAAAACCTTCATACAGGCCCTCTCATTAAAATTAGGCCAGAGTGACTCATTCTCCATTATTCCCACAGGCTTGATCCCCTCAGGCAGTATGCTCTGTGGTTCGCAGTGCTCACACAGCATCAACGCATTCTATTCAGACAAAAATCAGCAAATACTCACTCCATCCAAGAGTTAACCACGATGCGGAAGGGATTAGAACCAGTCCATAAAGCGCTCCGATATGCAGCAAACCCATCAGGATGATGTTTCTCCACACCAGGATCCTGGGCGGCTTCTTCCCCTCTTTTTCTCTGTAGGTGTCGTCAAAAACATCGTCCACGGTCGACGTTTCCGCCATGGCGTCTCCGTTCTGCTGCTTGTCGGCGCGATGAATCCTGGTTTCGGTCATGTTTCTGCAGCGGGGAAGCACAGCGCGAACAGAACAAGGGGACGGTGTTATTCCGTCTGATGCGCTGCGCAGCGTGA
It contains:
- the LOC102235901 gene encoding acyl-CoA desaturase-like isoform X2; translation: MINPDNISRRCSRRLGCCFKTTSGQETSCICYCCLHLSWCKKNKRNMTETRIHRADKQQNGDAMAETSTVDDVFDDTYREKEGKKPPRILVWRNIILMGLLHIGALYGLVLIPSASWLTLGWTAVCYMISALGVTAGAHRLWSHRSYKASVPLRVFLALGNSMAFQNDIYEWARDHRVHHKYSETDADPHNAKRGFFFSHIGWLLVRKHPDVIEKGQKLELGDLRADRVVMFQRRNYKLSVVLLCFLVPTLVPWYFWGESLAVAYFVPGLLRYTVVLNASWLVNSAAHMWGNRPYDKTINPRENPLVAISAIGEGFHNYHHTFPFDYATSEFGCKINITTAFINLMCVLGLANDRKRVSRDTIAARIQRTGDSSYKSG
- the LOC102235901 gene encoding acyl-CoA desaturase-like isoform X1, producing MINPDNISRRCSRRLAGCCFKTTSGQETSCICYCCLHLSWCKKNKRNMTETRIHRADKQQNGDAMAETSTVDDVFDDTYREKEGKKPPRILVWRNIILMGLLHIGALYGLVLIPSASWLTLGWTAVCYMISALGVTAGAHRLWSHRSYKASVPLRVFLALGNSMAFQNDIYEWARDHRVHHKYSETDADPHNAKRGFFFSHIGWLLVRKHPDVIEKGQKLELGDLRADRVVMFQRRNYKLSVVLLCFLVPTLVPWYFWGESLAVAYFVPGLLRYTVVLNASWLVNSAAHMWGNRPYDKTINPRENPLVAISAIGEGFHNYHHTFPFDYATSEFGCKINITTAFINLMCVLGLANDRKRVSRDTIAARIQRTGDSSYKSG